A stretch of the Pseudomonas helvetica genome encodes the following:
- a CDS encoding glutamine synthetase family protein — MSVPPRAVQLNEANAFLKEHPEVLYVDLLIADMNGVVRGKRIERTSLHKVYEKGINLPASLFALDINGSTVESTGLGLDIGDADRICYPIPNTLCNEPWQKRPTAQLLMTMHELEGEPFFADPREVLANVVRKFDDMGLTICAAFELEFYLIDQENVNGRPQPPRSPVSGKRPHSTQVYLIDDLDEYVDCLQDILEGAKEQGIPADAIVKESAPAQFEVNLHHVADPIKACDYAVLLKRLIKNIAYDHEMDTTFMAKPYPGQAGNGLHVHISILDKDGKNIFASEDPEQNAALRHAIGGVLETLPAQMAFLCPNVNSYRRFGAQFYVPNSPCWGLDNRTVAIRVPTGSADAVRIEHRVAGADANPYLLMASVLAGVHHGLTNKIEPGAPVEGNSYEQNEQSLPNNLRDALRELDDSEVMAKYIDPKYIDIFVACKESELEEFEHSISDLEYNWYLHTV, encoded by the coding sequence ATGTCGGTACCCCCGCGTGCCGTTCAGCTCAACGAAGCGAACGCGTTCCTTAAGGAACATCCTGAGGTTCTGTACGTTGACCTTCTGATTGCGGATATGAATGGTGTGGTGCGCGGAAAGCGCATCGAACGCACCAGCCTCCACAAGGTTTACGAGAAAGGCATCAACCTGCCGGCCTCTCTATTTGCTCTGGATATCAATGGCTCGACGGTGGAAAGCACCGGCCTGGGCCTGGACATCGGTGATGCTGACCGAATTTGCTATCCAATCCCCAATACCCTGTGCAATGAACCCTGGCAGAAGCGCCCGACCGCGCAACTGTTGATGACCATGCACGAACTCGAAGGCGAGCCGTTCTTCGCCGACCCGCGTGAAGTGCTGGCCAATGTGGTGCGCAAGTTCGACGACATGGGCCTGACCATCTGCGCCGCGTTCGAGCTTGAGTTCTACCTGATCGACCAGGAGAACGTGAATGGCCGGCCGCAACCTCCACGCTCGCCGGTGTCTGGCAAACGTCCACACTCGACCCAGGTTTACCTGATCGACGACCTCGACGAATACGTCGACTGCCTCCAGGACATCCTGGAAGGTGCGAAAGAGCAAGGCATCCCTGCCGACGCGATCGTCAAGGAAAGTGCTCCGGCGCAGTTCGAAGTGAACCTGCACCACGTTGCCGACCCGATCAAGGCCTGCGACTACGCGGTACTGCTCAAGCGTCTGATCAAAAACATCGCCTACGACCATGAGATGGACACCACCTTCATGGCCAAGCCTTACCCAGGCCAGGCGGGTAACGGTCTGCACGTCCACATCTCGATCCTTGATAAAGACGGCAAGAATATTTTTGCCAGTGAGGATCCCGAGCAGAACGCCGCACTGCGTCACGCGATCGGCGGTGTGCTCGAGACCCTACCGGCGCAGATGGCTTTCCTCTGCCCGAACGTCAACTCGTACCGTCGTTTCGGCGCACAGTTCTACGTGCCGAACTCCCCGTGCTGGGGCCTGGACAACCGGACGGTGGCGATTCGCGTACCGACCGGCTCTGCCGATGCCGTACGTATCGAACACCGCGTTGCTGGCGCCGATGCCAACCCGTACTTGCTGATGGCTTCGGTCCTGGCAGGCGTGCATCACGGCCTGACCAACAAGATCGAGCCGGGCGCGCCCGTCGAAGGCAACAGCTACGAGCAGAACGAGCAAAGCCTGCCGAACAACCTGCGTGATGCACTGCGTGAGCTGGACGACAGCGAAGTCATGGCCAAGTACATCGATCCGAAATACATCGACATTTTTGTCGCCTGTAAAGAGAGCGAGCTGGAGGAGTTCGAACACTCCATCTCCGACCTCGAGTACAACTGGTACCTGCACACCGTGTAA